In Candidatus Saccharimonadales bacterium, the genomic window GAACCCAGGAACTTTTGTCGATTAATCACTGATCGTTAGATGTATAACCGCCGCCGTTGGTAGGCTTGGGCGTGCAGTTACCCCATAGTCCTTTGGCTGCAGTCTTGGCTTGCTGCTGCGCGGTATCGAATTCGGTAGATTTGGTAAACGGAAAGTACGGGTAATAAAAGCCGTAACCTTCTTGAATCAATTTGAGATTTAGCAGCGTACCATCGGGGAGGTATACATACCGTAGCAGCCGGTTGTAGCGGTCGCGGTTGTTGCTGAGGCTGTCAGCGGCCAGCCGTACTTTTGAGCCAGCAGCAGTCAGGGTATTTTTGGTAAATGCTGACGCAGCAGGTCCGTAGCATTGGACTTTTTTGCGCGGGTCGTGCGTTTCCGGCGTGTCGACGCCGATGAAGCGGATGGTTTCGCTGGTCCCGAGCATGTCAATCGTGATGGTGTCGCCGTCTGAATATCGGGTGATCCGGTAC contains:
- a CDS encoding thermonuclease family protein; the encoded protein is MSRRRSTSTTLLIAVMSLFVWYGQSQGWFASAASETAQTAESAKKTIEANQPGMYRITRYSDGDTITIDMLGTSETIRFIGVDTPETHDPRKKVQCYGPAASAFTKNTLTAAGSKVRLAADSLSNNRDRYNRLLRYVYLPDGTLLNLKLIQEGYGFYYPYFPFTKSTEFDTAQQQAKTAAKGLWGNCTPKPTNGGGYTSNDQ